The DNA sequence AGATTGAAAATTGAAGATTGAAGATTAGGAAGTTGTAGATATGAACGAAATTAGTAAATACAAACAAATAGAAAAACGAACAACTGATTTCGCCCATCGGTGCGTAAAACTTGCGATTGCCCTGGAAGGAACAAGGCTGGGTAATCACATATCAGGGCAATTAATAAGATGTTCCACATCAGTAGCGGCAAACTATCGTGCTTGTAATCTCGCCCAGACGAAAGCAAGTTTTGCTGCCAAATTGAGCATTGTACTTGAGGAAACAGATGAATCGATTTTCTGGATGGATTTTTCATTAGAAGAAAAATTAATACAAAAATCCAAGATAAGATTATTAGTTGAAGAAGCGAATGAACTAAAAGCAATATTTTTCGCATCTCGTAAGACATTGAATTCACAAAGAAAACGGTGATATTTATGAAGTTTTTAATTGTAAAATCTTCAATCTTAAATCTTCAATTTTCAATTTTTTATGTTTATACTGCTATAAGGTTTTGATTTTTTTACAGGAGTCTGACAAGTGAAAGTACTCGTTCTTTATGATTATCCGCCTTCTCCGGGCGGGCTGGCGACACAGGGAGATTTGCTTTACAGAGGTCTTAAAGAAATGGGCGTCGATACTTACGCGGTAAACTTCGAATCCGCGCAGGAAAAAGAATGGTACTACCGCTGGTTCGAGCCTGACGTTGTAGTGGGCATCGGTTACTGGGGACATACTCCTCATCTTGTTATGCATCCGCAGCGTTATGGTGTTACGCCGGTTCCCTGGCTCGTGGCTGACGGGTATATCGCCAATTACAGGGAAATTCTCGAAGCACTGCCTTTGATACTCGTAACATCCGAATGGGTGAAAAAGGTTTACATCCGCGACGGCCTGAGCGGCAAAAATATCGAGGTTTTGCCGGTCGGCTGCGACACAGATTCGTTTTGTCCGCGAGACAGGCACGACCAAAAAATAAGCACTGTCCGCGAGGCACTGGGCGTCGCCGAAGAAGACCTGATGATACTTACTATCGGCGGCGATGCCGCTTCGAAAGGTGCACAGGAAGTTATGAAGGCACTTGCATTGATTGACAACAAGGCCCCGGCGTGGAAATATGTCTGCAAGGTCTGGCCGCAGCCGAGAACCGAACATCAGAATCTTCTGGATTTGCAGCTTGCCACACAGTTGGGAATTGAAAAGAACGTGATTTATACCACAAACAGAATTTCAAGAAATTTTATGCCGTATTTAATTGAAGCCTGCGATATTTACGCAGCACCGAGCCGGCTTGAAGGTTACGGAATGATTCAGGTCGAAGCCAACGCCTGCGGCAAGCCGGTTATCAGTATCAATGCAATGGGACTTCTCGATACGATGATTCAGGGCAAAACGGCGTTTCTGGCTGACGTTGAACAGGAAATAACCATAAAAGAAACAACCGTCGGCACAGAATCAGGTTTTGAGCCGAACAGCAAAATTATATTCAAGGAGCCTCGAGTAGTTGACTACCGTGCAAGTATACAAGACATTGCAAAGTATCTTCTTGAGCTTATGAACAATCCCGAACTGCGAAAAACAATGGGCGAGAACGGGCGTAAAAGAGCAGTTGAAAATTTCGACTATAAATTAGTCGCGAAAAAATTTGTAAATATTGTTTCCAAAAGGCTCGGCATTAAATAATGGAAAAAAAAGACCAAAAGCTAATCTCGGCGGCCAAAGAAGCGGCATTAAAAGTTTTGCTGCATAACAACCACGGTCCGTATTACGGTCTGCCGCGAACCGCCGGCTGGGGTTATCCTGAGTCTTATACACGCGATATGATGATTTGTTCACTTGGCGTTTTGGCAAGCGGGCAGGAGAAACTTTTAAAAACACTCAAACGTGTGCTCGAAAAGCTCGCCCAGAACCAAACTCAGCGGGGCCATATCCCGTCACTGGTTCACGACAAAGAAGACCGCGGAGCAAGCGACACTACGCCGCTGTTTCTTATGGCTGTCGCTTTATACCGAAAAGCGACCGGCGATGAACCTTTCCTTGAAGAAGCCGTCCAAAAATCTCTCACGTGGATGGAATATCAGAGCCCCTCAGACAGACTCATCACCGCACAATTGCCGACAAGCGACTGGCGAGACGAACAATGGGTGCTCGGATACGGTCTTTATGTTAATACCATCGTCTATACTTACTTAAAACTCTTAGGCTTTGATGAGAAGGCAAGTCGAGTTCAGGAAGAAATGGGGAGATTTGCTATAATGAGCGAACGTCAGCATCGGCACGTCCACGAAGGTCTTGTTCTGAAACACAAGCCGTATTATGCCTTCTGGTCTTACAAGGTGCACAAAAGCGAACGTTTTGATTTGCTCGGCAACAGCCTGGCGATTCTTTCCGGCATAGCATCGAAAACAAGAGCGAAAGAAATTGTAATATGGATAGAAACCGAATGTAAAAATTTGAGGGCCAACGAAGACCTCGCGGTGGATTTGCCGCCGAATTTCTTTCCATATACCCGGCCGGGCGACCCTGACTGGATGAAGCGGTATGAAAAATATAACCAGCCGGGCGAATATCATAACGGCGGAATCTGGCCGTTCATCTGTGGTTTTTATATTGCCGCTCTTGTCGCGGCAGGCAGATACAGGCTCGCAGAGAAAAAACTTGTGGCTCTTACCAATTTAATCAGGCAAACGAGAGTGGCCGAGGTTGAATTTGGTTTTAACGAATGGCACAGGGCGCAGGACGGCAAAGCCTGCGGCGAAGACTGGCAAAGCTGGTCGGCCGCGATGTATTTTTATGCCGCCTGCTGCGTCGAACAAAGAAAAACTCCGTTCTTTGACGAAATAAGAAAGGTAAATCATGCCGTATAATATTCGAATAGTCAGTACATATCCGCCGAGAAGGTGCGGAATCGGAACGTTCAGCAGAGACCTCGCTAATTCGCTCGAGCATTTTACAGGCGAAGTCGGTCATATCAGGGTGGCTGTTATCGACAAGGACAATCTTCCTTATCATATACCGGTAGATTTGATTATCGACCAGTATGACCCTCAATCGTGGCGGGATGCCACAAATGATATCATCACCCGCGCGAAGGAAAGCATAAACAAAACTATTATACTCCTTCAGCACGAATTCGGCCTTGACCCGGACGATAAAGGCAACAACGGCGCAGGTACGAACTTTGTTAATATGGCAAAGGCTTTTTCTGAAAAAGGATTGACTGTACTTGTTTACCTGCATACTGTTCTTGACGACCCCAATCAACATCAGAAAAAAGTAGTGCAGTACCTTGCCCATTACAGCAGCGGCCTTATCGTAACAACTGAAAGCGCAATCCAGATTCTCCATTCTCCCCTCTACGAGATAGAGCACGATAAATTAAAACATATTGACCACGGCATAAGGATGAGCCATCCATCACAGTTCGATCGGTTGGAGATAAAAGAAAAATTCGGTCTCAAGAACCGTTTCCTGATAACAACGATAGGATTGCTGTCTCCCGATAAAGGCGTTCAGTACGGCATAAGAGGACTTGGTAAATTTCTTACCGAATCCTGCACGCCGGCACAGAGAAATGATATCGTATATCTAATCGCGGGACAATGCCATCCTGAGTTTGCCAAATACGGCAACGGTGAAGATTACAGGCGTTTTCAGCAGCTCATTAGCGAATCTCTCAAGCAGGCAGACGTCCGATGGTGTACAGTAAAAAATCTGGAAGGGATTCCGTTTGAGGAATATGACGTCATTTTTCTCGATAACTTTCTTGAGGAAAAATTACTGCTCGAACTTTACGGAGCATCGAATGTTATGCTTTTGCCGTATTTGAATATGCAGCAGATTTCCAGCGGTATTCTCGCCGATACTCTCGGTTCCGGCAGAGCGGCTATAGCAACAAAGTTCCGTTATGCACTCGAATTGATTTTATCAAATCATAAATGTCCCGACGGCCTTGTTATCGGCAGGCATGCAAGAGGTATTTTGGTCGACCCCGGCGAGGAAAGCGTCGAACAAATTGCCCAGGCACTTGATTATCTGGTCTTCAATCAGGCACAAAGGCTGCTTATGGAAAAACAGGCCCATCAAAGAGGTTATCAGATGAGCTGGCATAATACCGCCTGGGCGCTTTTACAATATGCCAATTTTTTAACTGAAGAAAAACAGATTCATACCGGAAGAGGTCTGAAATTCAAACGGGAAAAACCTTCGATTTATCAGCGTACCCAAACTGCACCTCCTGAACTTCCCAGGCAAAAAGAAAAACCAAATGCTTAGAAATATTTTAGACTCTTATTATATCGACTTATTACAGCTTTTAGGAACCTCTTAAACAAAGCATCTCATTCCACACTCGGAGCCAAATCTATGAAAACTATCATTCTCCTTACGATTTCCAATATCTTTATGACCTTTGCGTGGTACGGACATTTGAAATTCAAGGATAAGCCTCTCGCATGGGTAATTCTCATAAGCTGGCTGATAGCGTTTGCAGAGTATTGTTTTCAGGTTCCCGCCAACAGGATCGGCAGTTACGTTTTTACCGCTGCGCAGTTAAAAACCATTCAGGAAGTAATTACACTGGTCGTTTTTTCAGTTTTTTCGATACTTTATCTGAAAGAGGAGTTTCGCTGGAATTATGCAGCAGGATTTTTATTGATTGTTCTGGCGGTTTTTGTAATCTTCAAAAAATGGTAAAAAAGATGTCAGGGGTTTTTCTCTTATTTCTTTTTTCCACAGCTATAACAAAAACCTTTATGAACACAAATAGTCCCGCCGCAATTGGAACATATCCATCTTGTTTTTTCGTTTAGTAAAAATTTTCTAATACCAGATTTTTCAATATTTCCAAGATTTTCAATCATGCTCATATTATACTTCGTTCTATATCTTTTATCCAAATGCTTCAATTTATCGCAGGGAAGATCATTACACTGAAAACAAAACTTTGCCTTTTTATTTTTAAAAACTTCGCAGATTTTGATTTTGCATTTAACGCGGGTTATCGGCTTGCCAATATCCGAGCCCCGGCACCCCGGGCATTTGTTATTTTCTCTTAAATACGCATGGCAAACACCGCAATTTATTCCACATGGAGCAATAAGTGAAGCTGCATTTAATGATGCCATAATAAACCTTATTTATTATAAACTTCTGTCTAACTTTCTGTAACTGACGGCTTCGGCGATATGTTCGGCGCTGATATTTTCCTGGCCCGTCAAATCGGCGATGGTCCTTGCGACCTTGCAGATTTTGTCGTGTGCCCTTGCCGATAAACCAAATTCAGTCATTGCGTTTTTCAAAACCATTTCCGCAGGCGTATCGAGGTCGCAGTATTTACTCACCTGCCTGTGCGTCATCGTGGCGTTTGTGGTCGTCTTTTTTTCGCCGAACCTTTTTCTTTGGATTTCTCTTGCGGCCACAACCTCCCGCCGTATCGCCGCTGAATCATAGGAGCTTTGTTTCGAGCGTAATTTGCTGAATGTAACACTGGGCACATCAATATGAATATCAATCCTGTCGAGCATCGGTCCTGAAATTCTCGCCATATACCGTTCAATCTGGTTCGGCGTACATTTGCATCTTTTCTGTGCCGAGCCGAAATATCCGCACGGACACGGATTTGTCGCGGCGACGAGCATAAAATTGGCCGGGAATGTAATTGAGCCTTTCGCACGTGAGACAGTAACCTTTTTTTCCTCCAAAGGCTGACGAATCATTTCCAAAACGTGTCTTGGAAATTCGGCAAACTCATCGAGAAATAAAATTCCGTTATGTGCAAGTGATAATTCGCCGCAGCGCGGATTAGTTCCGCCGCCAACCAGTGCCGCACCTGTCGCAGTATGATGCGGCGTTCGAACGGGTCTTGTCGCCATCAATGCCTTGCCGTCGAGCAGGCCGATGGTGGAATAAATCCTTGTCGTTTCCAGCGATTCAGTCAATCCCAATGGCGGTAGAATAGTAGCGAGCCTTTGAGCGAGCATTGTTTTTCCCGCTCCCGGCGGACCTATCATCAGAATATTATGCCCGCCTGCGGCGGCGATTGTCAGTGCGCGTTTGACGGTCTCCTGTCCTTTGACATCGGCGAAATCCACATCGTAAACTCCCGCCTGCTTGAGAAGATGGTCGATATCGACATAAGCGGATTCCAGCGCTACCTGCCCTGCCAGAAACGATGCAGCCTGGGCCAGCGAGCCGACGCCGAAAACCTCGATATCTTCTACGACTGCGGCTTCGCGGACATTTTCCAAAGGTACAATCATACTTTTAAAGCCCCCTGCCTGTGCCGCCATCGCCATACTCAATACACCGTTAACCGGCCGAACTCTGCCATCGAGAGCAAGTTCGCCGATAATGACAAAATCCTTTATAACGGGACTTTCAATCGCTTTTGTGGCAAGCAGAATTCCCAGCGCAATCGGCAAATCGAACCCGGGCCCGACTTTTTTGACGTCGGCAGGCGCAAGATTTATTACGCTTTTTGTTTTTGGGTATGTGTAGCCTGAATTTGTTACCGCCGATTGAACCCGTTCGATGCTTTCCTTTACAGCGGTATCCGGCAGGCCGACTATCAGTGATTTTTCAAACCCGCTGCGTTTTATATGAACTTCGACCTCGCAGATTATTCCTTCGATTCCTTCAAGCGTTACGCTATGCAGTTTTGCAAGCATATCTCCTCCCTGATCTTACCGTTACGGCAGTCTCTTGAAATGCAGGTATTCGACAACAATCAAAATCAGCCAGCCTATTTGCAGAACAAAAAATAATATTATTTGTATCCACTCGGCACGATGTTTTGCCGAAACTGTAAAGTTTTCCATAATCAGCGAATAACTGTCCTGAAGCGATTCGAGTTTGCCGCGGATAGTTCTTCTCCAGTCGTCGATTTTAAATTTTGCCGCAGCCATCTCATAGAAACGTGCCGAGTACCAGTCGCCGATAAGCTTGATATCGCGTTCGAGTCTTTGCAGTTCCGAACTGGAAGTCATTCGTATCTCCATGGTTTCTTTCATTTTCTGCGCCAAATCTCTGCCGCGCAGGCTTCCGCCTACCGGTATATTATGCAGCAGTTCTGCCAACCGGGTCAGTCTCCCGTCAAGCTGATGGTCAAGAAGTCGGCACCTTAAAAGCTGAAGATTCGCAAGCGTCAGCAATTCCAAATCTTCCTCGATATCGCCGTTGGGGTCGAATAGAAACGCTCCGTCCCAGTCGATTATCGATAAATCATTATTATCATATTTGATTTTACTGTTGAGTGTGTATTGCACTTCCTGCGGGTCGAGGCTTAACAGTTCTTCCGATTTCAGAAGCGACACGATAATATCTTTGTTATTGAGGAACTGCTCAGGCGCGCCTTCGTAATCAGTAACCGCAAAAACCGAGTACTCTTCACTGAACAAAGGCTCGCCGCCGTATTCCTTCAGGATTTCATACGAATGTTCGTAAGACTGCTTCTCGAGTGCAAAAATTTCCTTATGAAATATGCTTTCAACCTCTATTGTCGTCTGAATCAGAAGCACATCGGGCTGATACCCGCGAAGGTGATATGTTACGTTTTTGTCTCCGATGGCATAACTTCCCTGCCCGACTATTACCTGTTTCGGCACAGCGGTTTTATAATACACCGGAGAGCTTTTGATAACCGCGGGATTGAATACTTCGCCGGTAAGCTGCTTCGAAACTTTTCCCAATAATAACGTGATAAGTCGTTGTTTTACCTCTGCCATATTGTAAATTATAACTGCGTTTTGTCTTTATACCAGTATGTTTTGGTTTTTCTCTTTGCTTTTTTCAGGCATTCTGCGTTACAATTCTCCCGTCTATTTTAGTCAAAGGAGATAAAATGGAAATCGAGGCTTTTCTATTATGCGACGCCGCAACGGAACAGCAGGGAAAATTGAATATTTTAGGGGCTTTTGACAATATATGGGTCAGGCAATTGCCTGCCAAGCACCCCTTCTGCTCAATCGCGGCAAGAATCCGTTTTGACAGAATAGAAGAAGGTAATCATCCCGTTAAAATCCAGATAATCGACGAGGACGGCAAAAATATAGCCCCCAAACTCGAAGGCAATATATCCGTACGAACCGGCCCCGGTTTTGATTCCTCCGCAACTAACCTTATTCTCAATATCCAGGGCCTGGAATTTAAGCAATATGGACGGTATCAAATCGACCTGGCGGTTGACGGTCAGCTGCAGGCTTCGCTGCCTTTAAGGGTAAGCGAAGTGCCAAAACAGGCCCAATAAATCTGTTTTTTGAAATCATAAACCCTTTGCCTAAAGCAAGTTATAAAATTTTAAAAAAATGTAAAAAAAATATCAAAAAACCCTTTGCAAAAACCAGATACTGGGATATAATAGATGGCGTAGTAATGCTCTTTTTTTTCTTATAATGGTTTTGGTTTCGCTGAAGTGAAATGTTTTTTTATAACCCAATAGTTCTATATATTAAATACTAAGGGTTTTGCTTCAGCAAGGCTCAGGTCTCCTGAGCCTTTTTTATTGCGCAATTTTACACCGGCCGCCATATCAGCCAGACAAATATATACGCTGCGCCAACCGCGGCGAGGGTAAACGGTAATCCTATTTTTACAAAGTCCCCGAACTTAACCTGATACCCTTCTTTCTTCAGTATCCCGCAGCCTATGATATTTGCCGATGCTCCGATTGGTGTAATATTTCCGCCAAGACTTGCACCAATCAGCAGGCCGTAAAGAAACAACGACGGCTCCATATTAAGTTTAGCGGCCATTGAAATCGCTACCGGCAGCATCGCCGCCAGGAAAGGCACATTGTCCACAAACGCCGAGACAAAAACAGAGATAAAAACTATTAACGTATAACCTAAAAATATGTTTTGCCCTACCAGCTTCGACATAAATTCAGCGATTGTTTCAATCCAGCCTGTCGCGGTAACGCCGCCGACAAGCACAAAAATACCCATCAGAAACAAAGTTGTGTCCCAGTCGAGAGACTTTACCCCCGCTATAATAGAAGTTTTATTAACAAATTTTTGCCACAGCAGGGAAATCGTTCCAAAGACCATACACATTATACCGGCCAGACAGGAAAAGCCTGTATCGAAAAAGCTCGATGCGGCAAGTGCGATTATTAAAACGACCAGCAATATTGTAGGAACCCATGATTTGACTTTTTCTACCGCTACAATCCCGGTCTTTTGGCGGTGTTTTCTGAAAATAAAATAAAGGACGCAAAACGAAACGGCCGCACCGATTTCAACTGCGAAAAAGATACTCGGCCTGCCGTGATAGAAAAAGAAATCCCAAAATGTCATTTTCGCGAAACCTCCCAAAAGCATACTTGGCGGGTCTCCTATTAACGTTGCCGTTCCCTGCAGGTTACTCGATATGACAATCCCTATCATCATATTAACAGGACTGATTTTAAGTTTTTTCGCCAGTGCCAGTGCTATCGGCGCAACTATCAGAACCGTCGCGACATTTTCAACAAACGCCGAGATAAATCCTGTCAGCATACAAATAAAAAGTATCGCCCACGTTGTGTTTTTGGCCTTGTTGACAATGACCTCGGCGAGCCACGCCGGCATCCTGCTTTCCATAAATATATCGGCAACGGCCAGCGTACCGACAAATATTCCCATCACGTTCCAGTTTATCGCCCAAAAAGCCTGCCTGAGCGTGATTGCTCCGGTAAAAATAACCAGCAGGCTCGCTATAACAGCGATAACGGTTCTTCTGGCGGGCAGAAAAACAAATAACGCATACGCTATAATAAATAGAGATACTGCTATTGTCCGGTGTTCCATAATGGGGATAATTTTAACCTGCCGGAAACTTTACGCAAGCAAATTTGAAATGGTTGTTCAGTTGCTTTTCTTTTTTAATTTCGCCGTTATCGCCGCGAAAAGTATATGTCTCAGCCGGTCAATTGTCAAACTGCCGAGATACTCATCGGTGAAGTCGAACCTGAAATTGCCCCTGAAATTTTTGAGTCTTTTTTCTACCTCGCTCCTGCCGAGCGACGAGATGGAACTTGCAAGCCGTTCAAATGTTCTTTCCGTGTCCATTTATCTTCTGTCCCGAATCAATCTTTATCACTGCTCTTTTTATCGGATTTAATCGCCTGTGGTTTTCTTTCTAAAAAACAAATACAGAAAAAACGCTTATTATCAGAAACAAAACCGGATAATTTTTTTGTCATTTTCCCGAAGGTCTGATAATTTACTGTTATGGAAATCGAAAAACTCAATTACGACCTGCCGCCGGAGTTAATCGCTCAAAAGCCGGCCCAAAACCGCAGCGACAGCAGAATGCTCGTTCTGAACCGCACCGATGGCTCTCTGCGAGACAGCAGTTTCTCCAAAATCTGCGATTTCCTGCAAAAAGGCGACTGCCTTGTCATAAATAATACAAAAGTCATCCCCGCAAGGTTCTTCGCTCAAAAGAAAACCGGTGCTCAAATCGAAGGCCTTTTCCTGACAGTGCAGGATGACAAATGGAAAGTAATGCTGAAAAATTCGGCACGCGTAAAAGAAGGCCAAGTCATATTTCTGCTCGACAGGGATAAAAAACAATACTGCCCCGCCGTCATCGACACTAAGCTCGAGGCCGGTCAATGGCTCATAAAACCAGACTGCAAGGTGCCCGCTGAAAATATTTTAGACAGCATCGGTTTTGCTCCCCTGCCACCTTATATAAAAAGACCACAGGGCGGCTGCGAATATGAACTCGACAATAATCGCTATCAGACCGTTTACGCCCTCAACAACGGCGCCATCGCCGCCCCGACCGCAGGGCTGCACTTTACGCCGGGGCTTCTCGAACAAGTCAAGGCGAAAGGAATATCCGTTGCCCAGATTACACTTCACGTCGGCCAGGGTACTTTCCTTCCCGTAAAAACCGAAACTCTTGAAGAACACGAAATTCACAGCGAAGAATATTTCATCGATGAACAAAACGCAGATATTATTAACAAAGCAATTCAGGCCGGCGGAAGAATTTTCGCCGTCGGCACAACATCCGTCAGAACTCTCGAAACAGTCGCGCAGGGCAGAAAAGTAACGCCGTCAAAAGGACAAACAAATCTGTTCATCACCCCCGGCTTTGAGTTTAAGATTACCGGTTGCTTAATCACGAACTTTCACCTGCCCAAATCCACACTGCTCGCCCTGGTCGGAGCATTCGCCGGATTGGAGACAATTCTTGCCGCCTACAGCCACGCCGTAAAGGAAAAATACCGTTTTTATTCCTATGGCGATTGTATGCTGATACTGTAACGCAAATCGTAACTCTTTTATTCCAAAGATGTTACATCTAAAATAATTATAAATATAATTAAAGTATTTGCCTTTTGAACTAAAAACTTATAGAATTTTGCGTTCAATGATTTTGAAACCCTTCTTTATTATTTTCGATGGAATGAGATTTTAGAAATGGTATTGACTCAGATTCTTAAACCGGTTTGTGTAAAGGTTCCGCTGGGCGGAAAAGACAAGGACTCTGCAATACAGGAGCTTGTCGAACTGCTCGACGCTGGAAAATTGCTTACCAACAAAGACGAAGTGCTCCTGGCGGTAAGGAGCAGAGAAAGTACAAGAAGCACCGGAATCGGCTCCGGCATCGCCATACCTCACGGCAAATGCAAAGGCGTTAAAGAGCTGGTAATGGCGATTGGCATTTCACGTGACGGCATTGATTTTCAGAGCATCGATTCAAAGCCTGTTTACATAGTTGTGCTTTTGGCTTCTCCGATGGACAGGACAGGTCCGCATATCCAGGCCCTTGCCAGAATCAGCAGATTAATGCT is a window from the Phycisphaerae bacterium genome containing:
- a CDS encoding PTS sugar transporter subunit IIA, translated to MVLTQILKPVCVKVPLGGKDKDSAIQELVELLDAGKLLTNKDEVLLAVRSRESTRSTGIGSGIAIPHGKCKGVKELVMAIGISRDGIDFQSIDSKPVYIVVLLASPMDRTGPHIQALARISRLMLDEDFKNKLQNAASADELYNLISEKEAE
- the queA gene encoding tRNA preQ1(34) S-adenosylmethionine ribosyltransferase-isomerase QueA, which encodes MEIEKLNYDLPPELIAQKPAQNRSDSRMLVLNRTDGSLRDSSFSKICDFLQKGDCLVINNTKVIPARFFAQKKTGAQIEGLFLTVQDDKWKVMLKNSARVKEGQVIFLLDRDKKQYCPAVIDTKLEAGQWLIKPDCKVPAENILDSIGFAPLPPYIKRPQGGCEYELDNNRYQTVYALNNGAIAAPTAGLHFTPGLLEQVKAKGISVAQITLHVGQGTFLPVKTETLEEHEIHSEEYFIDEQNADIINKAIQAGGRIFAVGTTSVRTLETVAQGRKVTPSKGQTNLFITPGFEFKITGCLITNFHLPKSTLLALVGAFAGLETILAAYSHAVKEKYRFYSYGDCMLIL
- a CDS encoding YifB family Mg chelatase-like AAA ATPase is translated as MLAKLHSVTLEGIEGIICEVEVHIKRSGFEKSLIVGLPDTAVKESIERVQSAVTNSGYTYPKTKSVINLAPADVKKVGPGFDLPIALGILLATKAIESPVIKDFVIIGELALDGRVRPVNGVLSMAMAAQAGGFKSMIVPLENVREAAVVEDIEVFGVGSLAQAASFLAGQVALESAYVDIDHLLKQAGVYDVDFADVKGQETVKRALTIAAAGGHNILMIGPPGAGKTMLAQRLATILPPLGLTESLETTRIYSTIGLLDGKALMATRPVRTPHHTATGAALVGGGTNPRCGELSLAHNGILFLDEFAEFPRHVLEMIRQPLEEKKVTVSRAKGSITFPANFMLVAATNPCPCGYFGSAQKRCKCTPNQIERYMARISGPMLDRIDIHIDVPSVTFSKLRSKQSSYDSAAIRREVVAAREIQRKRFGEKKTTTNATMTHRQVSKYCDLDTPAEMVLKNAMTEFGLSARAHDKICKVARTIADLTGQENISAEHIAEAVSYRKLDRSL
- a CDS encoding DMT family protein, producing MKTIILLTISNIFMTFAWYGHLKFKDKPLAWVILISWLIAFAEYCFQVPANRIGSYVFTAAQLKTIQEVITLVVFSVFSILYLKEEFRWNYAAGFLLIVLAVFVIFKKW
- a CDS encoding DUF3795 domain-containing protein, translated to MASLNAASLIAPCGINCGVCHAYLRENNKCPGCRGSDIGKPITRVKCKIKICEVFKNKKAKFCFQCNDLPCDKLKHLDKRYRTKYNMSMIENLGNIEKSGIRKFLLNEKTRWICSNCGGTICVHKGFCYSCGKKK
- a CDS encoding glycosyltransferase family 4 protein — its product is MKVLVLYDYPPSPGGLATQGDLLYRGLKEMGVDTYAVNFESAQEKEWYYRWFEPDVVVGIGYWGHTPHLVMHPQRYGVTPVPWLVADGYIANYREILEALPLILVTSEWVKKVYIRDGLSGKNIEVLPVGCDTDSFCPRDRHDQKISTVREALGVAEEDLMILTIGGDAASKGAQEVMKALALIDNKAPAWKYVCKVWPQPRTEHQNLLDLQLATQLGIEKNVIYTTNRISRNFMPYLIEACDIYAAPSRLEGYGMIQVEANACGKPVISINAMGLLDTMIQGKTAFLADVEQEITIKETTVGTESGFEPNSKIIFKEPRVVDYRASIQDIAKYLLELMNNPELRKTMGENGRKRAVENFDYKLVAKKFVNIVSKRLGIK
- a CDS encoding four helix bundle protein, whose translation is MNEISKYKQIEKRTTDFAHRCVKLAIALEGTRLGNHISGQLIRCSTSVAANYRACNLAQTKASFAAKLSIVLEETDESIFWMDFSLEEKLIQKSKIRLLVEEANELKAIFFASRKTLNSQRKR
- a CDS encoding SLC13 family permease; translation: MEHRTIAVSLFIIAYALFVFLPARRTVIAVIASLLVIFTGAITLRQAFWAINWNVMGIFVGTLAVADIFMESRMPAWLAEVIVNKAKNTTWAILFICMLTGFISAFVENVATVLIVAPIALALAKKLKISPVNMMIGIVISSNLQGTATLIGDPPSMLLGGFAKMTFWDFFFYHGRPSIFFAVEIGAAVSFCVLYFIFRKHRQKTGIVAVEKVKSWVPTILLVVLIIALAASSFFDTGFSCLAGIMCMVFGTISLLWQKFVNKTSIIAGVKSLDWDTTLFLMGIFVLVGGVTATGWIETIAEFMSKLVGQNIFLGYTLIVFISVFVSAFVDNVPFLAAMLPVAISMAAKLNMEPSLFLYGLLIGASLGGNITPIGASANIIGCGILKKEGYQVKFGDFVKIGLPFTLAAVGAAYIFVWLIWRPV
- a CDS encoding glycoside hydrolase 100 family protein, whose product is MEKKDQKLISAAKEAALKVLLHNNHGPYYGLPRTAGWGYPESYTRDMMICSLGVLASGQEKLLKTLKRVLEKLAQNQTQRGHIPSLVHDKEDRGASDTTPLFLMAVALYRKATGDEPFLEEAVQKSLTWMEYQSPSDRLITAQLPTSDWRDEQWVLGYGLYVNTIVYTYLKLLGFDEKASRVQEEMGRFAIMSERQHRHVHEGLVLKHKPYYAFWSYKVHKSERFDLLGNSLAILSGIASKTRAKEIVIWIETECKNLRANEDLAVDLPPNFFPYTRPGDPDWMKRYEKYNQPGEYHNGGIWPFICGFYIAALVAAGRYRLAEKKLVALTNLIRQTRVAEVEFGFNEWHRAQDGKACGEDWQSWSAAMYFYAACCVEQRKTPFFDEIRKVNHAV